The Caenorhabditis elegans chromosome II genome has a segment encoding these proteins:
- the alkb-7 gene encoding Alpha-ketoglutarate-dependent dioxygenase AlkB-like domain-containing protein (Confirmed by transcript evidence) yields MKITPRTLQHLIKFHNLELWPKDLAETMKTCCYVKKDFITEAEEKSLLVDVEPHMKRLRYEKSHWDDAIHLYREREQRKWRDENLEVISRIRSESFGANTEHLTYVHILDLHKDGVIKPHIDAIRYCGDVITGVSLLSDAIMRLRHKDQKDELIMDLLMPRRSLYRLGGPGRYDFTHEVLGEQESVWNGEQVPRERRISIICRDLPKVANRQTAEEEIKLKPIPEEI; encoded by the exons atgaaaattacaCCGAGAACTCTGCaacatttgataaaatttcataatttggAACTGTGGCCGAAGGATTTGGCTGAAACTATGAAAACCTGCTGTTATGTTAAAAA agatttcatCACAGAAGCCGAAGAGAAAAGCCTTCTCGTCGACGTTGAGCCACACATGAAGCGTCTTCGGTACGAGAAGAGCCATTGGGACGAT gccatccaCCTATACCGAGAACGTGAGCAACGAAAATGGCGAGACGAGAATCTCGAAGTGATCTCCCGCATCCGGAGTGAATCGTTCGGCGCCAACACCGAACATTTGACCTACGTGCATATTTTGGATCTACACAAGGACGGTGTCATCAAACCACACATTGACGCGATTCGA tattgtGGTGACGTCATCACGGGTGTCTCCCTGCTCTCCGACGCTATTATGCGGCTCCGGCACAAGGATCAGAAGGATGAACTGATTATGGATCTTCTGATGCCTAGAAGAAGTTTATATCGATTAGG cggTCCCGGACGATACGATTTCACACATGAGGTGCTCGGCGAGCAGGAAAGTGTGTGGAACGGAGAACAAGTGCCCAGGGAGCGAAGAATATCGATTATTTGTAGAGATCTTCCGAAAGTGGCGAATCGGCAGACGGCTGAGGAGGAGATTAAGCTGAAACCGATTCCTGaagaaatttaa
- the Y46G5A.15 gene encoding uncharacterized protein (Confirmed by transcript evidence) has product MSSSSRTLHPGSYAFQEETRRDLERLAQLNQSTSRKSRDRYRRSPNRNSNRHHPYHPSSQPAFAPFRSSQSYRPRENEPEEEAGGQSSSSSAYEAPEMERQATSPELDYAQYQNRSHDDEVMILENEPKEQYPMPTETVEPVTNETEPEVANSTFEQQKRELTRELEDLELAKLRAQIHHEKALMEIEEEERKTKLELKKKSLEFVQKELQLKVEASALKDSEIKLARMEAQKMARRYEDAYIEDEEITLNPQSTPEPLEKKSISTSRQRNQIAIKREPVETSARELRPRNTLGKWQGRNSKME; this is encoded by the exons ATGAGCTCATCTAGTAGAACTCTCCACCCGGGAAGCTATGCGTTCCAGGAGGAGACTCGGCGTGATCTCGAAAGGCTGGCGCAACTTA aCCAGAGCACTTCCAGGAAAAGCCGTGACCGATACAGAAGATCTCCGAATAGga ACTCGAACCGCCACCATCCTTACCATCCCAGTTCTCAGCCTGCTTTTGCTCCGTTCAGAAGCTCCc AGTCTTATCGCCCGAGAGAAAACGAACCTGAGGAAGAAGCCGGTG gccaGTCATCCTCAAGCTCAGCATACGAAGCCCCAGAAATGGAGAGACAGGCGACGTCACcgg aactgGATTACGCACAATATCAAAACAGAA gcCATGATGATGAAGTGATGATTCTAGAGAATGAGCCAAAAGAGCAATACCCGATGCCCACGGAGACGGTGGAGCCAGTTACTAATG AAACTGAGCCAGAAGTTGCAAACTCCACTTTTGAGCAACAAAAGAGAGAGCTCACTCGTGAGCTGGAAGACTTGGAACTAGCGAAACTCAGAGCCCAAATCCACCACGAGAAAGCTCTTATGGAGATTGAGGAAGAGGAAAGAAAGACAAAGCTTGAGTTGAAGAAAAAGTCGCTGGAATTTGTGCAGAAAGAGTTGCAGCTGAAAGTGGAAGCTTCTGCACTGAAAGATTCAGAGATCAAGCTGGCAAGGATGGAGGCTCAGAAGATGGCTCGACGATATGAGGACGCGTACATTGAAGACGAAGAAATAACTCTGAATCCA caatCAACTCCGGAACCTCTTGAAAAAAAGTCCATCTCGACTAGTCGCCAGCGAAACCAG ATTGCTATCAAACGCGAGCCGGTAGAGACGTCAGCAAGGGAATTGAGACCACGGAATACTCTCGGAAAATGGCAGGGAAGAAATTCAAAG atggagTAA